The region GTATTTTTTGATGAGAGTGGACGGAAGAAGCGCCAATCAATTAAGGCCGATTCATATTACCAATCATTACATAAAGCATGCTGAGGGTTCTGTATTGATTGAGGTTGGAGATACGAGGGTGATCTGTACAGCAACCATTGAAGATAAGGTACCTCCCTTTATGAGGGGATCAGGGAAAGGATGGGTTACTGCTGAATATTCCATGTTGCCCAGGGCAACTCAAGTTAGAAATCAAAGGGAGTCATCAAAAGGAAAACTAAGCGGCAGAACGATGGAAATCCAACGTTTAATTGGCCGGGCATTGCGTTCGGTAGTCGATCTAGAGAAATTAGGAGAAAGAACCATATGGTTGGATTGTGATGTAATACAAGCAGATGGCGGTACGAGGACGGCTTCCATTACTGGAGCCTTCATTGCCATGGTAGAGGCGATGAACAAACTCGTGGTATCGGAAACCATTCCGGCTCTGCCGGTTACCAGTTTCCTGGCTGCCACCAGTGTGGGAATTATTCAGGATCAAGTCTATCTCGACCTGTCCTATGAAGAGGATTCACAGGCCAAGGTAGATATGAATATTGTAATGACTGGCGATGATAAATATGTGGAAGTTCAAGGCACAGGGGAAGAGTCCCCCTTTTCCTCTGACC is a window of Microaerobacter geothermalis DNA encoding:
- the rph gene encoding ribonuclease PH, encoding MRVDGRSANQLRPIHITNHYIKHAEGSVLIEVGDTRVICTATIEDKVPPFMRGSGKGWVTAEYSMLPRATQVRNQRESSKGKLSGRTMEIQRLIGRALRSVVDLEKLGERTIWLDCDVIQADGGTRTASITGAFIAMVEAMNKLVVSETIPALPVTSFLAATSVGIIQDQVYLDLSYEEDSQAKVDMNIVMTGDDKYVEVQGTGEESPFSSDQLEDLLSLAKLGIRELIQIQKESLGEISQKIGSKEI